From Paenarthrobacter sp. A20:
CTCGGGTTTCGGCTCCAGAGGCGAGAGCCCGTTCGGACCCCCAGCGACAGTGAGGGCAACCGCGTCAGCGGCAGGAACGGCGTCGAGCAATGCAGGCAGGCTTTCGAGTTCCTCGAGTTCGCGTCGGCACTCTGCGCAGGTGGCGAGGTGGTCCTCAAACGTGCGGGCTTCCTCGGGCTCGAGCCCACCCAGCAGGTAGGCGCCCAGTAATTGGTGGACGGAGTTGCCGTTCATCGTTCCACCCCCATTTCATCAAGGATTGTTCGGAGGGCTTTCACAGCATAGAAAGCCCGGGATTTCACGGTTCCCGCCGGGATGTTCAGCTGCAGCGCTGCCTCGCTGACGGTGAATCGTTGGTAGTGAAGGGCCACCAGGACCTCACGGTGCTCGTGACTGAGCCGGAGCAACGCCTCTTCCATGAGCACCCGGTTCAGGAGTTCGTCGACGCGTTCCCTCGCCGCATGATCCGGAAGGTCCTGCTCACCGGCTTCGACAGGGCGACGCTGCGCTTTCCGATAGTTGTCGATGATGACGTTCCGCGCCGTCCGGAAGAGGTAGCTTCGCAAGCTTCCCGTGATTTGCGGGGCGTGCTGCCACACCTTGAGGATGGTTTCCTGCACGACGTCGTCGGCCTGGTGGGCATCGGATGTGCAGCTGAGAACGAAGCGTTTCAGTGCAGTGCCGTGGTCACGATAGATCGCTGCCACGACGTCCTCGTCCAACGGCATAGACACCTCCCTCGCACTCTTTCCGCTGTCCCTTCGCCTATACGACGACGCGCATCCGGAAAAGGTTCAGGTCCATGAACCATTCTTCCCCCCTCGGCGTCGTAGGGGTTAGCGCCGGCCCATCCCGGCCGGCTCGTCAAAGGAGCTGGACATGAAGAAACCACTTAGCTTTGGATTCGCAGCATTGGTCCTGACTGCCGCATTGGCGGGGTGCGGCGGAAGCCCGGGAACCACCACGTCCACTCCTCCCGCAGCTACCTCCTCCGCGGCACCTCCCTCCAGCGCACCGGCCACCGCGGCCGCCGGAGCCGAAATGACGGTTGCATCCTCCAGCGCAGGTCAGATTGTGGTGGACAGCAAAGGCATGAGCCTCTACTTCTTCACCAAGGACGTCAAGGACTCGGGAACCAGCGCGTGCACGGAAGCCTGCCTGGCGGCTTGGCCTATTTTCACCACGACGTCGGACGCCCCCACTGTTGATGGCGTCACCGGCACAGTGGGAACCATCTCTTCGCCGGACGGCAAGGAGCACGTGACGCTCAACGGCATGCCCCTGTACTACTACGCCA
This genomic window contains:
- a CDS encoding sigma-70 family RNA polymerase sigma factor; the encoded protein is MPLDEDVVAAIYRDHGTALKRFVLSCTSDAHQADDVVQETILKVWQHAPQITGSLRSYLFRTARNVIIDNYRKAQRRPVEAGEQDLPDHAARERVDELLNRVLMEEALLRLSHEHREVLVALHYQRFTVSEAALQLNIPAGTVKSRAFYAVKALRTILDEMGVER